In the genome of Cynocephalus volans isolate mCynVol1 chromosome 10, mCynVol1.pri, whole genome shotgun sequence, the window TGAGAGCCGAGTGCAGACTTGGGAATGGCTGGAAACCAGCTCGAGAACACTGGGACTCTTAGAACTGAATTTAGATGACTTCACCTGTTCTCTGATGGGAGGCTGCTACTCCACTCAGTGCCAGTGACTGGACCTGGGACCCTTGCTGAAGAATGAGAGCAAATGGCCCAGGGTCCTGATACATACCTTCACCcaggaggctttttttttttttttttttttttttttttataggcaGACTGGACTACTGGTGCTGGGAATGAAGGAGAATCCAGAATTAAAGACAACCCAGGCCACTCTGTCTAGGCATGGGTTGGAACACAAGTGTCTTTCATCTGAGGAACTGAAGCAATATTTCCCAAATATTCAGTTGACCAGAGGAGAAGTGGGGCTCTTGGACAAGTGTGGAGGCATTCTCTACGCAGACAAGGCCCTCAGAGCCCTCCAGGTGACAGCACACAGCATCCGAGCAACGCAGCTGCCCGCTCTGGGCGTCCTGGGTCCCAACCAGCCCCAGTCCCCCCTCCGGATGAGGGCCTTTGCCCCACTGGCTTTGTCCTAACCTTTTGGGCAGGGCAGTTTTATATACCCTGCTGGCCTTGTCAGGGAAGAGAGGGTCCAGAATCGGCACTCTCTTTTCTGCCCTGAGCGAAGGGCTCTTTGTCCATCAGGGCGAAtcacacacacaacttatttgCCTTTCCCGGCTCCTGTCTGTTCAGGACGCAGTTCGACAGCTAGGAGGCAGACTGCACGACGGAGAGAAGGTGATGGGGATAAAACCAGGGCAACCGGTCGTGGTGGACACCACTGCCAGGAGCTACCAAGCCAAGAGCCTGATCATCACAGCAGGTCCTTGGACCAACAAGCTCCTCCATCCCCTGGGAATTGAGCTGCCTCTCCAGGTAAGGAGCTGGAAGCCTGCGAGTGGGTGGTTAAGAGAAGCCTTGGAGCCAGACGGACTCGCGTTCCCATCTTGGATCTGCCGCTCGCTAGTGGACAGTGGTGGGCAAATGAGTTCCCCTCATTGAGCCTCGGTTTTATCACCTGTCACGTGGGGGGTAATAGCTAACTCACAGAGCTGTTGGAGAATTAAATTGGATGATGTATGTAAAGCCCTTAGGAGATGGCCTGGCTTACAgtatgcactcaataaatgtgaggtATTACTAACTCCTGGAAAGTGGGAGAAGTAGGGCTGGGGTACGGCTGTGGGAGGAAACGAAGAATGGGGGAGAGACAGAGGTTCAGAGATGTGTGGACGGCACAGTGCGTACAATGGCTGATGCTGTGAGAACTGGGTCAAGCGGGACTGGATGAGCTGAGTGGGGCAGCCAGGCTTGTACTGAAGGGCCACAGGACCCAGAAACAACTGCCCTTGTTGGCTACAGAGTTCCACGGCTTTCTGCCTCATCTCTCattccctctctctgcctcaagACCCTGCGGATCAATGTGTGTTACTGGCGAGAGAAGGTTCCTGGGAGCTATGGTGTGTCCCAGGCCTTTCCGTGcttcctgggcctgggcctggctcCCCACCATGTCTATGGGCTGCCCGCAGGAGAGTATCCTGGGCTGATGAAGGTGAGCAGAAAGGCCAAGAGAAGGCTACTAGGTGCCCACACAGATTGCGAGCAGGTGCTGTCACTCTCTCTCCCACTAGACTCCCTCAGGTCTGGCGGCAGCAGCCGGAGCCTGCACAGGGAGCCCTTCCTTTGCAGACAGGGTGGGTGCAGGGACTGACAGCGAGGCAACCTCATGTGGCCACCAACAGCATCCGTCAGGATTGGGGAAGGCTGGAATGATGGATGGGGCTGTCCTGGGTGCAAGCCCGCCCCGGGCTGGTGGGTGCACGTGGAAGGCTGGCCCTTGCTGCTCACGCTGCTCTGATTGGGAGCCAGGTCTGCTGTCACTACGGCAACAACGCAGACCCCGAGGAGAGGGACTGCCCCACAGCATTTTCAGACATGCAGGATGTCCAAATCCTGTGCCGCTTTGTCAGCAATCACTTACCTGGCCTGAAACCCGAGCCTGCCATCATGGAGCGCTGCATGTACACGGTAAGGGGTCTGGGAGGCCTCGCTGGCCCCTCTCACGGCTCTGGAGAatgggggaagagaaaggggatAGACAGACCTGGCGCTGGCCAGCCTGACTCATACAACCCCCGGTACAGTATGTGACTTGAAACAAATGAGCTAATTTCCGTGGGTCAGTTCACCCCTGCCAGAGAAGGGCCTGTTAGGGGTTATTCATATCCTTTTTCATTAGGACACTAGGCTTATGCCTGGCAGGCCTTCGCTATATTTCCCAGAACAGCTCTAAAAGACTTTTTGGCAAGATGCTCCAGTTGAGCAGGCCTTAGGGACAAAGAGAAGAGACAGATGTCACCAGGGCCTGAGGCATCTTGGCTAAAGTTAGTTTACAAAGattaactgagcacctactgtatttATGGCTCTGTACGAGCAGACAGGCAGACGGACAAATGAGGAAGCCTGGCACACCCAGAGGGGGCACTGGCATGCAGCAAACATGCCCATGTCCCCACTCCTGTTCTTTCCAGAAAGAAATCCagcccagtcccctcccatcccAGCCTGTagttcttcctcctccctccatcCTCAAAGGTCTCAGGTATGATTGTTTCCCTCTAGAGCACCCCCGATGAGCACTTCATTCTCGACCACCACCCAAAGTACGACAACATCGTCATTGGTGCTGGATTCTCTGGTGAGCCTGAGTTGGGGGAGGTGGAAGGGGCCTTAAAGCCAACCTACTTCAGTGCCAGACAAATGGTATTTTCCACACTCTTAGCTGCCCAGATAGGTGCTGACCTGGACATTGAGTGTATAAGGAGGCTGGGCAGTCAGAGAAGGGGTACTTGTGGTGGGAGGCAACTCTGGCTTTGGGATGTGACCAAGAGAAGAGCCAGCCCTGTCTGGTTAAGTAGAGGACTTCTAGAGAGCCCAGCCTCTGTGTCTCTGAGGATGCTTGACAAGCGACTCTCCTTTTCATAGGGCATGGATTCAAGCTGGCTCCTGTTGTGGGGAAGATCCTGTATGAATTAAGCATGAAATTAACTCCATCTTATGATTTGGCACCGTTTCGAATCAGTCGCTTCCTTGGCCTGGGCAAAGCCCACCTTTGACccccagccagctgccacccTTCTGTGCAGAGGAGCCTTCTGCTGGGGAAGAGTCTTCAGATGAAGCAAGTGGCCGTGAGATGTGATTTCTTCTGCCTCTCTTCAATCCCCACAAACACCAGATGATTGAGTCTACCTTCTTTCTCCCACCTGCTCCCCAGTTCCAACTACTTTCTTGTTCCCATAAGGTCGATCAGATATTCTATAATCACAGAGTGGCAAGGACCATTGAGATGGATGTCTCAATAAGGAGGTGGCACAAGGACTGGCTTAGGAGACCAAAGTACTGGTTAAAATTCACTTCACTGGGACATGTGATGAATTTAGGATGGATCTGACTAAATCTGCTCAGGGGACGGTACATAAGATGTTCTCTTGTAGATCACTACTGACTACCCTTGTATTTCCTTTTCCTAGAACTAGGGCTACACTTCATCACAAACACCATAAAATCTGGCTCATCTCAGGtgcacagtaaatatttgttgaaaaggctttgttgaacaaacaagtaaataactGCATTGCATTCGAGTCCGTGGTGGGCTTTCTTTTCTGTGTGACCTTATTTCTCACAGGCTCTAATTGTCTGAATTAGCCCTGCAGAATCCATTACCCCAGGAATCCTTGGAGTCTTTATCCCCTCAGTGCGTGGCACCCCCTTTCTCTGGATTCTTTGTCTCGTCCTCATCTTCTCTCTGGTTCTGTAAAGATGCTCAGCTCCCCAGTCTCTCATTAAGGTGTATTGTCAGGTCCTTATGAAGATAGAACTGTTatatcagagagaaagagagagatacacTCGCTTAGAAACCCTGTTCAATGTTTGAATGTTAAATGTGCCATTTTATTATCATTAGGATTGCTCCCACTTAATGAAACAGCATTAGCACCGAGTCAGCTGGCCTCCTCGCACTAATTGCTTTGGAAGGGAACAGGCTCATAACTACCCCAGGGTGGGCGGAGGGGTGAGGGGTGTAAACTGGGACTTGAATAAGGCTGGAGGCGCTCAGATGAAACCTGAGCAGGAGAATCTACAGATCAGGCCAGCCGACCCCAGAGAACAGTCAAAATGCTCTGGGGAGAGAAAAGCTGGGACTGAGTGGGGCAGATTTGTTAGGAGGAGTCGCTTTTGGGGGAAGAGTGAGCAATGGGGCTAAGAGGAAGAATATTCCCAAAGGAAACACAACACAGAGGAAATTACTCTCCTACTGCCTGATTTCTTAAAGGCCTAGGCACACGTGTTAGCACTGATTTCTCCAGGGAGTTATAAAAGCCAGCCAATCCTGCCACCCCCATGCCAAGTCTGCTTTTTGGGTGATTTTGGATGGTCCCCTGAACCTCAGcctctgtaaaatggcaataatcatatctgtaaaatgggaataataataccatCCACCTCTACGGGGGTGTATGAGGATCAAATAAgaccattcacttattcatttaatacACAGGTACTTATTGAGtctctactttgtgccaggcactgtgctaggcaccatGGAtgtatcagtgaacaaaacagttAAAAATCCTggttttgggccggcccgtggctcactcgggagagtgcggtgctgataacaccaaggctgcgtgttcggatcctatatagggacggctggttcgctcacttgggagagcgtggtgctgacaacaccaagccaagggttaagatccccttaccagtcatcttcttattaaaaaaaaaaaaaaaaaatcctggttcTAAAATGGGAttgtggttcctcaaaaaattaaaaataggattaccatatgacctagcaattccacctctgggtatgtacccaaaagaattgaaacagggtcttgaagagatatttatatttatacagccatgttcagagcagcattagTTACAATGGCCAACAAGTGGAAAGAACCcaggtgtccatcaatggatgaatgaataaacaaaacgtggcaggagtattattcagcctaaaaaaggaaggaaattctgacacatgcttcaacagggatgaaccttgaggatattatgttTAGTGAAACAAGCTAGTCACCAAAGGACAGATACTGTACAATTTCACTCATGAGTatagtagtcaaattcatagagatagagtAGAATGTGCTTGCCAGGGAAcgggggagaaaggaaggggagtGTTTGCGGGTACAGAGTTACAGTTTGGCACAATGAAAAGAGTTCTGAAGATTGGGTGCATGACAATGTGAATGTTCTTAACACTGCTAAACcacacacttaaaatggttaagacagtaaattttatgcGATGTGTATtctaccataattttaaaaaattcttgttaTTATGGAGCTTACAGTCCAGTGAGGAGAAGACATACAAgtaaattatattgtatattagCAGGTGATAAGtgctttggggaaaaaacagAGCAGGGTGAAGACAGGAAACGCTGGGGAGGGGCTGACCTTTCAGCTAGGTGGTCGGGGTAGCACTCCTTGAGGAGGGGCGTTTGAGCAGACTTGAAGGGGGAGTGAGCCATGCAGGTATTTGCATGGATGTAAAAGAATGTTATGAATTATGAAGCAAGGCTTTGTGTCTTATTGAGGGGAGAGAAAAATGAGGTGCTAAGAGGGACCGGTGTAAGATCCCAGCAGCTCCCAAGGTGACAAAGTTGGGGAGGAAGGGTGTTAGCAATGTGCTCTCTTGCTCCACGGCTGCCCGAAGTtccctctgcctcttctctcggtgccaccctcctcccccagccagcTGCAGCTCCCCTTCCAAAATATCCAGCCTTATTCAGCTGGTTGGTGACAGAGGAGGGGACCAATGTCTCACAGAGGCTGAGAAAGGACAAGTGGGGGATGCTACCAAGCCCTGCCTGAGCTGGCAAAGGCCTTTACAGATGAGCCCCGTGTGTCCTAGAAAAGAGTAGGAGGGCAAGGGTGGGAGCGGGTGGGATGGGTGTGGACGGGAGGGACGGGATCTgcaaagaacagagagagacaagGAGCTGGAGAGGAAGAGGTTGGCAGTGTGCAGACCAGGAGGGCAGGCGAGGACCTCCAGAGTGCCACA includes:
- the PIPOX gene encoding peroxisomal sarcosine oxidase, with protein sequence MAAQKVLWDAIVIGAGIQGCFTAYHLAKNRKKVLLLEQFFLPHSRGSSHGQSRIIRKAYSEEFYTQMMDECYQIWAQLEHEAGTQLHRQTGLLVLGMKENPELKTTQATLSRHGLEHKCLSSEELKQYFPNIQLTRGEVGLLDKCGGILYADKALRALQDAVRQLGGRLHDGEKVMGIKPGQPVVVDTTARSYQAKSLIITAGPWTNKLLHPLGIELPLQTLRINVCYWREKVPGSYGVSQAFPCFLGLGLAPHHVYGLPAGEYPGLMKVCCHYGNNADPEERDCPTAFSDMQDVQILCRFVSNHLPGLKPEPAIMERCMYTSTPDEHFILDHHPKYDNIVIGAGFSGHGFKLAPVVGKILYELSMKLTPSYDLAPFRISRFLGLGKAHL